The Sinomicrobium kalidii genome contains a region encoding:
- a CDS encoding S9 family peptidase — MLQKITLLFLFTFLSYNLNAQTSALSVEKIMQDTRWMGTFPSDVQWGEHGETIYFKYNRDNDPSDSLYRIRIKNPKTIVKMSPREKMALIPEREGDYNKAKTKKLYTKANKLYLYDLKKREKTILLQLGNTITSPRFLADESRIALEMENNLFVYSLTDGTLEQVTHIKSGEPDSDKEKERSEKNKWLQENNLELLSVVREREEKKKQAETYREMVSEEDPFIFYSGDKNVYDQQLSPDEKYATFSLVTRNKAKKTIVPDYIDASGYTSDLNTRAKVGERTAVVELGIYNLEKDTVYIVNTGTLPGITDLPDYVKDYPDREWKAEERQVMVTDVYFSDNGEHAVVNIRSKDNKDRWIALLNPEDGSLKTLDRQRDEAWIAGPGIGWTMGGGTLGWLPDNKHIYFQSEETGYSHLYLLDVTTGKKKALTSGEFEVFNPVLSKDRKSWYLTTSEVHPGERHFYRMPVYGGKMTKLTSMTGNNQVTLSPDEKYLAIRHSYSNKPWELYLKKNTPNTEAVQLTSGQSEAFSAYSWRDPKLISFTASDGTEIPARLYVPEAGVKNNAAVIFVHGAGYLQNVHKWWSSYFREYMFHNLLTDLGYTVLDIDYRGSAGYGRDWRTAIYRHMGGKDLSDQVDGARYLVAEHGIDKDKIGIYGGSYGGFITLMAMFNESDTFTSGAALRSVTDWAHYNHGYTSNILNEPAKDPKAYRRSSPIYFAEGLKGNLLIAHGMVDVNVHFQDVVRLSQRLIELGKDNWEMAVYPAEDHGFVEPSSWTDEYKRILKLFNDTLPE, encoded by the coding sequence ATGCTGCAAAAAATCACCCTGTTATTCCTTTTTACATTCCTCTCCTATAACCTGAACGCACAGACAAGTGCCCTTTCGGTCGAAAAAATCATGCAGGATACCCGCTGGATGGGAACTTTCCCGTCAGACGTACAGTGGGGCGAACACGGGGAAACCATCTATTTCAAATACAACAGAGACAACGATCCTTCGGATTCCCTTTATCGTATCCGGATAAAAAATCCGAAAACCATAGTAAAAATGTCTCCCCGCGAAAAAATGGCCCTGATCCCCGAACGCGAAGGGGATTACAACAAGGCAAAGACAAAAAAACTCTATACCAAAGCGAACAAACTCTACCTCTACGACCTGAAAAAAAGGGAGAAAACAATTTTGTTGCAACTGGGAAATACTATCACTTCTCCCCGGTTTCTCGCCGATGAAAGCAGGATTGCCCTTGAAATGGAAAATAATCTCTTTGTGTATTCCCTGACCGACGGAACATTGGAACAAGTGACGCATATAAAAAGCGGGGAACCCGATTCAGATAAGGAAAAAGAACGTTCTGAAAAGAACAAATGGTTGCAGGAGAATAACCTGGAACTGCTTAGTGTGGTCCGGGAAAGGGAAGAAAAGAAAAAACAGGCCGAAACCTACCGGGAAATGGTATCTGAAGAAGATCCCTTTATATTCTACTCCGGAGATAAGAACGTATACGACCAGCAGCTTTCCCCGGATGAGAAATACGCCACTTTCAGTCTGGTAACCCGGAACAAGGCCAAAAAGACCATCGTCCCCGACTATATTGACGCTTCAGGCTATACCAGCGACCTGAATACCAGGGCCAAGGTAGGTGAACGGACCGCCGTGGTTGAACTCGGTATATACAACCTGGAAAAAGACACCGTATACATTGTAAATACAGGAACATTGCCCGGAATAACCGATCTCCCGGATTACGTAAAGGATTATCCCGACAGGGAATGGAAAGCGGAAGAACGACAGGTTATGGTTACCGATGTATACTTTTCGGACAACGGAGAACACGCTGTGGTCAACATACGTTCCAAAGACAACAAAGACCGCTGGATAGCCCTGCTCAATCCGGAAGACGGCAGTTTAAAAACCCTGGACCGCCAACGGGACGAAGCCTGGATCGCGGGCCCCGGCATCGGCTGGACCATGGGAGGGGGCACCCTGGGCTGGCTGCCCGATAACAAACACATTTATTTCCAATCGGAAGAAACGGGCTATTCGCACCTGTATCTGCTGGACGTGACTACCGGAAAGAAAAAAGCGCTTACTTCCGGGGAGTTTGAAGTATTTAACCCCGTACTTTCCAAGGACAGGAAAAGCTGGTATCTTACCACTTCCGAGGTACACCCGGGAGAACGTCATTTTTACAGAATGCCCGTATACGGCGGGAAAATGACGAAGCTCACCTCTATGACCGGCAACAACCAGGTAACGCTCTCACCCGACGAAAAATACCTGGCCATACGGCATTCCTACAGCAACAAACCATGGGAACTCTATCTGAAAAAGAACACCCCCAATACCGAAGCGGTACAGCTCACTTCCGGACAATCCGAAGCTTTCAGCGCCTATTCCTGGCGCGATCCGAAGTTGATCTCTTTTACGGCGTCTGATGGTACGGAAATCCCTGCCCGTTTATATGTCCCGGAAGCGGGTGTAAAAAACAATGCTGCTGTTATTTTTGTTCACGGTGCGGGGTACCTGCAGAATGTTCATAAATGGTGGTCGTCTTACTTCAGGGAATACATGTTCCACAACCTGCTGACCGACCTGGGCTACACCGTACTGGATATCGATTACCGTGGCAGTGCGGGATACGGCAGGGACTGGCGTACGGCCATTTACCGGCACATGGGCGGAAAAGACCTTTCTGACCAGGTGGACGGGGCCAGATATCTTGTAGCCGAACACGGTATTGACAAAGATAAAATCGGGATTTACGGCGGAAGTTACGGCGGGTTCATCACTCTCATGGCCATGTTCAACGAAAGCGACACTTTCACTTCCGGGGCCGCACTCCGCTCGGTAACAGACTGGGCGCATTACAATCACGGTTATACGTCCAATATCCTGAACGAACCTGCAAAAGACCCCAAGGCCTATCGCCGTTCGTCCCCCATTTATTTTGCGGAAGGTTTAAAAGGCAACCTGCTAATAGCACACGGCATGGTAGATGTAAACGTACATTTTCAGGATGTGGTCCGATTGTCGCAACGCCTCATCGAACTGGGAAAAGACAACTGGGAAATGGCCGTTTACCCCGCCGAAGACCACGGTTTTGTTGAACCCAGTAGCTGGACGGATGAATACAAACGGATTTTAAAGCTGTTCAACGATACCCTCCCGGAATAA
- the mtaB gene encoding tRNA (N(6)-L-threonylcarbamoyladenosine(37)-C(2))-methylthiotransferase MtaB, producing the protein MEHRKKVAFYTLGCKLNFSETSTIARGFQDKGFDRVGFEDIADIYVVNTCSVTENADRQFKHVVKKALKKNENAFVAAVGCYAQLKPEELAAVDGVDLVLGATEKFKITDYINDLSKNDFGEVHSCEIEEADFYVGSYSIGDRTRAFLKVQDGCDYKCTYCTIPLARGISRSDVLENVLKNAKEISEQNIKEIVLTGVNIGDYGKGEFGNKKHEHTFLDLVKALDEVEGIERLRISSIEPNLLKNETIEFVAGSRTFVPHFHVPLQSGSNDILKRMRRRYLRELYVDRVRKIKEVMPHACIGVDVIVGFPGETDEYFLETYHFLNELDISYLHVFTYSERANTPAAEMDGVVPRKVRAKRSKMLRVLSAKKRRAFYESQLGTTRTVLFEGENKAGYIHGFTENYVKVKAPWNPELVNTLHRIVLKDIDEDGMVRFDFVEEAVYAS; encoded by the coding sequence ATGGAACACAGGAAAAAGGTGGCTTTTTATACACTGGGGTGCAAACTGAACTTTTCGGAGACATCTACCATTGCCCGGGGTTTTCAGGACAAGGGCTTTGACCGTGTGGGTTTCGAGGATATTGCGGATATTTATGTCGTAAATACCTGTTCGGTAACAGAAAATGCGGACCGGCAGTTCAAACATGTGGTGAAAAAGGCACTGAAGAAGAATGAAAATGCCTTTGTTGCGGCCGTTGGGTGTTATGCCCAGCTCAAACCGGAAGAACTGGCCGCCGTGGACGGGGTAGATCTTGTATTGGGCGCTACCGAAAAATTCAAGATCACGGATTATATTAATGACCTTTCTAAAAACGATTTCGGGGAAGTGCACTCCTGCGAGATCGAGGAGGCCGATTTTTATGTGGGAAGCTATTCTATTGGCGACAGAACGCGGGCATTTCTCAAAGTACAGGATGGCTGTGATTATAAATGTACCTATTGTACCATTCCGCTGGCTCGTGGAATATCGCGTAGTGATGTCCTGGAAAATGTACTGAAAAACGCAAAGGAAATATCAGAACAAAACATAAAGGAAATCGTACTTACCGGTGTTAATATCGGCGATTACGGCAAAGGTGAATTCGGGAACAAAAAACACGAACACACCTTTCTGGACTTGGTAAAGGCCCTGGACGAGGTGGAAGGTATAGAACGCCTCCGTATTTCTTCCATAGAGCCCAATTTGTTGAAAAACGAAACCATAGAATTTGTAGCGGGAAGCCGGACTTTCGTGCCTCATTTTCACGTTCCGCTGCAATCGGGAAGTAATGATATCCTGAAACGGATGCGCCGCAGGTACCTGCGTGAACTTTACGTGGACCGGGTACGTAAAATAAAAGAGGTGATGCCGCATGCGTGCATCGGGGTGGATGTAATTGTCGGGTTTCCCGGTGAAACGGATGAATATTTCCTGGAGACCTATCATTTTCTCAATGAACTGGATATATCTTACCTCCACGTGTTTACCTATTCCGAACGGGCCAATACCCCGGCTGCGGAAATGGACGGTGTAGTGCCCAGAAAAGTACGGGCCAAAAGGAGTAAGATGCTTCGCGTACTTTCGGCAAAGAAGCGTCGTGCTTTCTACGAAAGCCAGTTGGGAACCACCCGTACCGTATTGTTTGAAGGAGAGAACAAGGCGGGCTATATACACGGGTTTACCGAAAATTATGTAAAAGTGAAAGCACCCTGGAACCCGGAACTGGTGAATACTCTGCACAGGATTGTCCTGAAAGACATTGATGAAGACGGCATGGTGCGCTTTGATTTTGTGGAAGAAGCGGTGTATGCTTCATAA
- the bla gene encoding subclass B1 metallo-beta-lactamase: MKYYLLCTVALVLLGCGCGKPGKKAVGNYKSENLIIRKISDNAYLHTSFMNVEGFGRVSCNGAVFFDRGEAVIFDTPGLVDVSEELIRWTEDSLKCSLKAVIPTHFHTDCLGGLDAFHKRKIPSYASNATIALARSNGTAVPQQGFDVSEKIKVGDREVFLEYLGEGHTRDNIVGYFPGDEIVFGGCLVKASGAGKGNLEDANTKAWPETVRKLKSRHPEVRMVIPGHGEAGGTELLDYTIKLFERK, encoded by the coding sequence ATGAAGTATTACTTGCTTTGTACCGTGGCTCTCGTACTTCTGGGATGTGGCTGCGGGAAGCCCGGAAAAAAAGCCGTCGGCAACTATAAATCGGAAAATCTTATCATCCGGAAAATTTCAGACAATGCCTATCTGCATACTTCATTTATGAATGTCGAAGGTTTCGGAAGGGTATCCTGTAACGGAGCTGTATTTTTTGACAGGGGAGAAGCCGTGATCTTTGATACTCCCGGGCTTGTTGATGTTTCCGAAGAACTTATCCGGTGGACGGAAGATTCGCTGAAATGCAGCCTCAAGGCTGTGATCCCCACACATTTTCACACTGATTGCCTGGGCGGGCTGGATGCATTTCACAAACGTAAAATACCGTCTTACGCCAGTAATGCCACTATAGCACTGGCGCGGTCCAATGGTACTGCTGTCCCGCAGCAGGGATTTGACGTGTCAGAAAAAATAAAGGTAGGGGACAGGGAGGTTTTCCTGGAATATCTTGGAGAAGGACATACACGTGATAATATTGTCGGTTATTTTCCGGGAGACGAAATAGTGTTCGGGGGATGTCTGGTCAAGGCTTCCGGGGCAGGAAAAGGTAATCTGGAAGATGCCAATACTAAAGCATGGCCGGAAACGGTCAGAAAACTGAAATCAAGACACCCGGAGGTCAGAATGGTAATACCGGGGCACGGTGAAGCCGGAGGAACGGAGCTACTCGATTACACCATTAAGCTATTTGAGCGAAAATAA
- a CDS encoding GNAT family N-acetyltransferase, translated as MNEVAVKDNDFLRQFELRVSGKLAKIEYSSQEKKIFLTKLVFPEDLDDGFRDDFIESVLQIVEKRNLRVVPTSPEIARFLRKHKEYKDLLPVGIRI; from the coding sequence ATGAATGAAGTAGCTGTTAAAGACAATGATTTTTTGCGCCAGTTTGAACTGCGAGTAAGTGGCAAACTGGCCAAAATTGAGTACTCCTCCCAGGAGAAAAAGATCTTCCTGACCAAACTGGTCTTTCCCGAAGATCTCGACGATGGATTTAGGGACGATTTTATCGAATCCGTACTACAGATCGTAGAAAAGCGAAACCTGCGTGTAGTGCCCACCAGTCCGGAAATTGCACGGTTTTTACGAAAACACAAAGAATATAAAGACTTGCTGCCCGTAGGTATCCGTATCTGA
- a CDS encoding alpha/beta fold hydrolase gives MNSPKIPVYFMPGMAASPLIFEHIRLPEDRYETCFLEWMPPHKNESLKAYAGRMCKRITHDSPVLIGVSFGGMLVQEMAKYVKAKKVIIVSSVKCRDELPAKMLFARYTGIHRLLPTGLVNNVELLARYAFGEAVSKRLEMYERYLAVKDKKYIDWAIDAIVRWDREEILPGIVHIHGERDPVFPIARIKDCIRIKRGTHIMIINRYKWFNEHLPSLIAN, from the coding sequence ATGAATAGTCCCAAAATCCCTGTCTATTTCATGCCCGGCATGGCCGCGAGTCCGCTTATTTTTGAACATATCCGTCTGCCTGAAGACCGTTATGAAACCTGTTTCCTGGAATGGATGCCTCCGCATAAGAACGAATCCCTGAAGGCATATGCCGGGCGAATGTGCAAAAGAATCACGCACGATAGTCCTGTACTTATAGGCGTATCCTTTGGCGGGATGCTGGTGCAGGAAATGGCGAAGTATGTAAAAGCGAAAAAGGTGATCATTGTTTCAAGTGTTAAATGCAGGGATGAATTGCCCGCAAAAATGTTGTTTGCCAGGTATACCGGGATACATAGATTACTTCCTACGGGCCTGGTGAACAACGTGGAACTTTTGGCCAGGTATGCATTTGGCGAGGCCGTGAGCAAAAGGCTGGAAATGTACGAACGCTACCTGGCTGTGAAGGATAAGAAATACATAGACTGGGCCATTGACGCCATAGTGCGGTGGGACCGGGAAGAAATCCTGCCCGGGATTGTTCACATCCACGGTGAAAGAGATCCCGTTTTTCCGATAGCCAGGATAAAGGATTGCATCCGTATAAAGCGGGGTACACATATTATGATTATCAACCGCTACAAGTGGTTTAACGAACACCTTCCTTCACTTATCGCGAATTAA
- a CDS encoding lytic transglycosylase domain-containing protein: protein MEWLKKGLMAVGIVALAGFFLNSVQSEGKDSGDTGNDPEIKDKAVDDYNVYAIDFVEEMSFAGEPVPADEPDIRERLDREILVNTYWQSNGLLLIKRAHKYFPVIEPILAKHGVPDDFKYLAVIESGLQNVVSPARATGFWQIMRSTGREYGLEVNDNVDERYHLEKSTEVACEYLKKAKERFGNWTMAAAAYNAGQAGMARQQERQKELDYYDILLGEETGRYIFRILAVKAILSDPYKYGFNIEEKHMYTMVPTRKIKVDYEIDDLADFARENGINYKILKIHNPWLRETRLNNKSRKEYFIKIPKKGYYNVGR, encoded by the coding sequence ATGGAATGGTTGAAAAAGGGCCTGATGGCCGTGGGGATTGTTGCACTGGCAGGGTTTTTCCTCAATTCGGTTCAGAGTGAAGGAAAAGATTCGGGAGACACCGGAAATGATCCGGAAATTAAAGACAAGGCTGTCGATGATTATAACGTATACGCCATTGACTTCGTGGAAGAGATGAGTTTTGCAGGCGAACCTGTCCCGGCGGACGAGCCGGATATACGGGAGCGCCTGGACCGGGAGATACTGGTAAATACCTACTGGCAGTCCAATGGCCTGTTGCTGATAAAACGGGCCCATAAATATTTTCCGGTGATAGAGCCCATCCTTGCCAAACACGGTGTGCCGGATGACTTTAAATACCTGGCCGTAATTGAAAGCGGATTGCAGAATGTGGTGTCCCCGGCCCGGGCAACCGGTTTCTGGCAGATCATGAGGTCCACGGGCAGGGAATACGGACTGGAGGTCAATGATAATGTAGATGAACGCTATCATTTGGAAAAGTCGACCGAAGTAGCCTGTGAATACCTGAAAAAAGCTAAGGAACGTTTCGGGAACTGGACAATGGCCGCCGCTGCTTATAATGCCGGCCAGGCCGGAATGGCCAGGCAACAGGAACGTCAGAAGGAACTGGATTACTACGATATTTTACTGGGTGAAGAAACCGGAAGGTATATTTTCAGGATACTGGCCGTGAAAGCTATACTGTCCGATCCGTATAAATACGGTTTTAATATTGAGGAGAAACACATGTACACCATGGTACCCACCAGGAAAATAAAAGTGGATTACGAGATCGATGACCTGGCCGATTTTGCCAGGGAAAACGGTATTAACTACAAGATATTGAAAATCCATAATCCCTGGCTGAGGGAGACCAGACTGAACAATAAGTCGAGAAAGGAATATTTTATAAAGATACCGAAAAAGGGATATTATAATGTAGGAAGGTAG
- a CDS encoding DUF2892 domain-containing protein has product MFNKNLKLIIAALIIGYAVYQFTEGNIGNGIFLILLALVFIFLYFRNEMILLAFLRMRKQDFEGTAKWLNKIKNPEAALIRKQQGYYNYLHGIMASQTNLTHAEKYFKKALKLGLSMNYDVAMAKLSLAGIAMQKRRKREATLLLNEAKKLDKQNMLAEQIKMMQQQMKRI; this is encoded by the coding sequence ATGTTCAATAAAAACCTAAAATTAATCATCGCTGCGCTTATTATTGGCTATGCAGTTTATCAATTTACAGAAGGGAACATAGGAAACGGTATATTCCTCATTTTGCTGGCCCTGGTGTTCATCTTCCTTTATTTCAGGAATGAAATGATACTCCTCGCTTTCCTGCGTATGCGAAAACAGGATTTTGAAGGTACGGCAAAATGGCTGAACAAGATCAAAAACCCGGAAGCGGCACTTATCCGGAAACAACAGGGGTATTACAATTACCTTCACGGGATTATGGCCTCACAAACCAACCTTACCCATGCCGAAAAATATTTTAAAAAGGCCCTGAAACTCGGACTTTCGATGAACTATGACGTGGCCATGGCCAAACTGAGCCTTGCGGGTATAGCCATGCAAAAACGCAGAAAACGGGAAGCTACCCTGTTACTTAACGAAGCCAAAAAACTGGACAAGCAGAATATGCTTGCCGAGCAGATAAAAATGATGCAGCAACAGATGAAAAGGATTTAG